CAGCAGAGCGATGTGGTGGTGACCATGGAAGATTACGACGGACGCCGCTTTCATGTGCGCAAGCCCATGTCGCCCAAGGAGATCGCGCGTTTGCACAATATTTTTCTGGAAGCCAATTTACCGGTGGTCTTTAAACCAGAGCACCGATTTTTAATTGCCGTTTCGGAACGCGGCTATGTGATCGGCGGACTGTTCTATTCCATGCTAAACGAAGAAACCGCGCACATGGAAAAAATTGTGGTCACCGCCAAATACCGCCGCAAGGGCATTAGTGAAGGCTTGATGGTGGAGTTTTTCAACCGCATGCGAGACGCTGGTTTTAAATACGTAACCACCGGCTTTTTCCGGCCTGAATATTTTTACCGCTTTGGTTTTAAAATTGAGCGCAAATACGCCGGTTTGGTAAAGGATTTGACGGAAGGGAACTAACCGCCCAATAAACTTTGCTGCACATAATGCTGAACCTGCTCGCGCGCCTCTTCTAAGTCTATGGAAGGTGGAGCATACGCCCAGCGGTGAATGATGTGGTACAAACCGCCAAACACAAAATGAAAATAGGTTTCGCATTTGATGCCCGGATTAAAAAAACCTTCGGCAACGCCCTGTTCGTAAACGCGGCAAAAACTTTTGGTTAGATGCAAATACTCTTCCTTTGAGGCGTCAATCCCTTTTTTACGCAATTCGTTGTGCTCTTTGATGACCACAAAGCCCAACTGCGGATTGCCGGTAAAAGCGTCAAACGTGGCGTCCACCATTTTGCGGATCTTTTGCAGAGGGTCCAGATCGGCGGCCTTGCTGATTTCGTGCAGTTTCTGACTGAATTGTTTCCACACCGCAGAGATCATCTGGTACAACAATTCTTCTTTATTTTTGTAATAGGTGTAAACGCTGCCGTGGGCAACCCCGGCCTTTTTAGCGATTTCTGATATCTTGGCCTGCTGATACCCCTTTTGAGCAAAGATTTCCACGGCGGCCTGTAAAATCTTCCGGGCTTTCTCATCCGGTTTGGTGCGCATTGCTCTCCCCCATTGAATTTTGCGTTGTTGAAAAGATACAATAAAGCGCAAAACTAAACAAGAGAAAGTTTTCCGCTTGCCGAACGTTCCCTCAAAAATTATTGAAGCATCTTTTTTTTAAAAGACGAGCTGTTTAAGAAATAGGGGGAACGGCGTCCATTCCCCCTCATTTTTCCCGGAAATAAAGGCGGATTTTGTCGCGCTTCAATCCCGCCTTTCCACTTTGCAAAAAAATGGAAATAGCAAAGTGTTTAGCGCTCTTCGAGTTTTACTCTGATTTCTTTCTGTTCACCGTTGCGTTTAATTTGTAAAACAATCACATCGCCGGCCTGATGTTTTTTCAACAACACGCTGTAATCCTTCAAATTGGCGACCGGTTGTTTGCCCAGGGCCACAATCACATCGCCGGCCTTCAATCCTGCGCGGGCGGCAGGTGAATCTTTGTCAACGCTTTTAATTTTAACGCCCTGCCCCTCAAAAGCAAAGTCCGGCAGAATACCGGTGCGCACCTTTCTGCCTCCCTGATGGGCGGCGGCAGATTTTTCGGCGGTCTTTTTTGCGGTAAACGTCAGCGGCTCCTTGCGTTCAGCGCTCAGGTACGCCAGCGTTTCTCGCGTTAATGTGGCACTTTTAACCAGCCCATCTGCATTGATCTTATCGACCGTATCGCTGGGACGATGATAATCGGTGTGCGGCCCGGAAAAAATCTGCACGGCCGGAATACCCGCTTCAATAAAGGCTACCTGGTCGCTGGCATCCAGCGGCGGGGTTACTATCTGGGCATCCACGCCTGTCACGTGTCCGACGCCCATAAAAATATAAGGCCATTCTTTAGCGCTGGACACATTAAGAATCATCACTTTATTGTCCTTTAAACGGCCCACGGTGTCCAGATTTAAATCGGCCATAATTTTATCCGGCGGAAAACGGCGATAATGTTTAACAAAGTAGCGCGAGCCTTTAAGTCCGCTCTCTTCGGCCGTAAAGGCCACAAAAATAACCGTGCGCTGCGGTTTAAAGCTTTGGCCAAGGACGCGCGCCAACTCTAACAGCGCCGCTACGCCGCTGGCATTGTCATCTGCCCCCGGATGAATCTTTCCCTCGTCGCCACGGTGCACATCCGGCCAGCCGCGTCCCAGATGGTCGTAATGGGCGCTGACCACCACCGCCTGATCTTTTAAGTGGGGATCCGTACCCGGAATGAGACCGATGATATTTTTAACCGACGCTTTATTACCTTGGTCGTCAACAATTTCCGGCCATACCTGAAAATAAGTGCCGTCATCCGCGCCGGGTTGCAGCCCGGCCTTTTTAAACTGTTCGGCGATGTACCGGGCGGCTTTTTCCAGGCCTTCGCTGCCCAGGCCGCGCCCTTCCAGCTCTTCGCTGGCCAGATAACGAATATCTTGCAACATGCGCTCTGCAGAAAACAACGGAGTCAACTGAGCAAGCGCAGGACGCTTTTTCAAACGCACATTCTGCGGCAGTTTTTTATCGTTTAGCGTCTTTTGTAATGGCGAATTTATGATGGGCCATTGACCTTTGGCAATGTTGGTGGGCTCGGCGCCGCTAAAGGCCAGGTAGCTGTACTTGCCGTAATGGGGCAGCTTGCGCGCCAGCCCCTTAACCGCCTGCGGATTGCCGATGCGCAGCCAGACCAGCGCCGCCTGACGATTTTTAGGATGGCGCACGGTAATGACAAAACTGTTGTTTGCTAACGGAAGATCAAATTTTTCCAGTTGCACACGATCGGCTTTGATTTGAGCGTCATAATTTTTTAAAGCTGTTTTGATCTCTTTCTTAAACGGGTTGTCGTCGCCAAAGACCCACACGGATCGATCATCTGGCAGCTCGTTTACTTCTGAGGCCGCTTTAACCTGCACGTCTTTGCTTTTGCTGCCCGACCAGATGTTGGCCAGCTTAACGTAAGGATTATCTGCGCTTAAGCCATCGGGTAGAACAATGAGCACCTTGCCGGCGCCAAAAATTTTAGAAAGGGCGGGCGGAATTTCGCTGTAATGCAGGCGGCGAAAAACCTGAAACTGTGGATCAACCGCCACTTTTACGGGTTCTTTTTGAAAGCTCCACTCTACATCTTTTTGCCGTTCATTCATCGCCGCCATTTTTACTTCTACGGTGTCTTCAAAATAAACGGCAATCGGCACATTCAATTGAAAGGGTTCTTCCTTTTGAACCTGCCGTAACTGCAATTGCAAACCAAAGGTATCTTTATTCTGCTGTACTCTTGCCTCTGCTAACAATAATTCAGGCGCGCCGCTGCGTTTTACCCATTGATCAAAAAAGGATTGTAGCAGTCGGCCGCTTACCTTTTCAAAGCTGCGGCGCAAATCGTCAAAAGAAGCGCGTTTAAAAAGGTTATGGTGATAAAAATGGCGCAAACCTTTCACAAATAACCGATCGCCCAGATCGGTACGCAGCATTTCCCAGAGCATCAAGCATTTGCCATAGCCAACGGCCTCCGAAGGCGCGTCATGGCGGGAGAGAAATTGCGCCAGGGGAAAATCATTCGTTTCGTTAACGTAATCGGTATATTTTTGCAGAGTGGCTCTGCGGTAAGCGTCGCCCTGCCCCCGCTGCTCCTGAATCAGATGATCGGCCAGGTAAGCGGTTAGCCCCTCGCACCAGTTTCCGCCTTTAAAATCAACATAAACGCCATTGCCCCACCAGTTGTGCAGCAGCTCGTGCGGATAAGAAGAATGGAGAATGAAGGGGAAGCGAATGACCTGCGGGCCAAGCAGAGTAAAAGAAGGCATGCCGTAACCCGTTTCCCAGAAATTTTCCACCAGGGCAAATTTCCAGAAGGGGTAGTTTCCGATCAGCTTACGGTACATTTCCAGGTACTGGCCGGTCACATCCAGATATTTATTGGCCAGCGCTTCATCAGGCGAACGCAAAAAGGCCATGACCTTTACTTTTCCCACATCGCGCTGGTATTCGACAAACTTAGCGGCGATTAAAAACACCTCTTCCATGGGTTTGTCGCAAATCCAGCGCACCTGACGCGCGCCATCTACCGTCCGGTGGGTGGCGCGTTTACCCTGGCTGACCACATCCCAACCGGCGGGCGCTTCTACCGTCAACGAAAAGGTAACAAGCCTTTTGTCGAATTGCGGCAACCAGACGCTGGAACCAGACAGATAAACGCCCTGAGAATCGATGATGCCCGGGGTGGTGCTGAATCCGCGCGCATACTCTTCGGCCAGTTGCTGAATTTCGTGATGAATTTTTCCGGAAAAGGCCAGCACCACACGCCGCGGTAACTTTCTTGACCGCGGCGCCTTCAGCCTGTAACGGTTTTGTTTCACGCGTTTTAAAACCTCCGGCGCCTCCACATCCATGCCGCGGTCGCTTCCGACAATGTTTGTTTCAATTAATTGCAGGGTTAATCCGCCCGTTAAATTTTTAACCGTCAGGGCAGAATGCAAAGTAAACTCCACATAACTGGCAGGCGGGTCCAAATTCAGCGTCAGCGTATCCACCACGGAAATAGTTTGCTCCATTGGAAACACGCGGGCGTGGATGGCGTGATGCACGGCCGCTTCTTTGGCAAGGGCAAACTGCGCCAAAACGCCAATTAAAACAAATAAGCGGGCTATTCTGGTTTTCATCTCTTTTACCTCAAATTTATTTTTTCAACCTTTTCACGAAGCAGGTGTCACCTTACGATAATTTTTATGGGATTTTCAACCTGTAAATATTTTTGAGCCACGCGCCGCACATCTTTCAGGGTTACCTGTTTCAGGGCCTGCAAAAAATCTTCATCGTAGTTGATGTTCTGATGAAAATAATACGAATGCGTTAAATAATACGCCTGATTGATGCTGGAAAGGCGTCGGAACATCATGCGACCCAGAAACATATTAACCGATTTGATTACGGCTTCTTCATTAAAATCCTCTATTACCTGTGGGTTGAAAAACGAGGGATATTGCTTTAAAAGCGCGTCCACATTTTCCGGTACCGTGCCCTGCGAAACGTAAAACAACGCCCGATCGTTATGCACATTAATGCCGGCCCGCATGCGGTAAGCCATGCCCTGTTTTTCGCGAATCTGGAAAACAATCTTATCGCCTAACAGCAAAGAAAGAACTTTAAGCGACGGCGCATCCTGCGCGTCGATGGTTTTTACGAATCCCCAAAAAATGTAGGAGCGCTGGCCGTTTCCCTGTTTTTCAATTTCTACGGGCCGATCATGTAGCTTGATCTTCTTTGTCAC
This sequence is a window from Caldithrix abyssi DSM 13497. Protein-coding genes within it:
- a CDS encoding TetR/AcrR family transcriptional regulator; translation: MRTKPDEKARKILQAAVEIFAQKGYQQAKISEIAKKAGVAHGSVYTYYKNKEELLYQMISAVWKQFSQKLHEISKAADLDPLQKIRKMVDATFDAFTGNPQLGFVVIKEHNELRKKGIDASKEEYLHLTKSFCRVYEQGVAEGFFNPGIKCETYFHFVFGGLYHIIHRWAYAPPSIDLEEAREQVQHYVQQSLLGG
- a CDS encoding M20/M25/M40 family metallo-hydrolase is translated as MKTRIARLFVLIGVLAQFALAKEAAVHHAIHARVFPMEQTISVVDTLTLNLDPPASYVEFTLHSALTVKNLTGGLTLQLIETNIVGSDRGMDVEAPEVLKRVKQNRYRLKAPRSRKLPRRVVLAFSGKIHHEIQQLAEEYARGFSTTPGIIDSQGVYLSGSSVWLPQFDKRLVTFSLTVEAPAGWDVVSQGKRATHRTVDGARQVRWICDKPMEEVFLIAAKFVEYQRDVGKVKVMAFLRSPDEALANKYLDVTGQYLEMYRKLIGNYPFWKFALVENFWETGYGMPSFTLLGPQVIRFPFILHSSYPHELLHNWWGNGVYVDFKGGNWCEGLTAYLADHLIQEQRGQGDAYRRATLQKYTDYVNETNDFPLAQFLSRHDAPSEAVGYGKCLMLWEMLRTDLGDRLFVKGLRHFYHHNLFKRASFDDLRRSFEKVSGRLLQSFFDQWVKRSGAPELLLAEARVQQNKDTFGLQLQLRQVQKEEPFQLNVPIAVYFEDTVEVKMAAMNERQKDVEWSFQKEPVKVAVDPQFQVFRRLHYSEIPPALSKIFGAGKVLIVLPDGLSADNPYVKLANIWSGSKSKDVQVKAASEVNELPDDRSVWVFGDDNPFKKEIKTALKNYDAQIKADRVQLEKFDLPLANNSFVITVRHPKNRQAALVWLRIGNPQAVKGLARKLPHYGKYSYLAFSGAEPTNIAKGQWPIINSPLQKTLNDKKLPQNVRLKKRPALAQLTPLFSAERMLQDIRYLASEELEGRGLGSEGLEKAARYIAEQFKKAGLQPGADDGTYFQVWPEIVDDQGNKASVKNIIGLIPGTDPHLKDQAVVVSAHYDHLGRGWPDVHRGDEGKIHPGADDNASGVAALLELARVLGQSFKPQRTVIFVAFTAEESGLKGSRYFVKHYRRFPPDKIMADLNLDTVGRLKDNKVMILNVSSAKEWPYIFMGVGHVTGVDAQIVTPPLDASDQVAFIEAGIPAVQIFSGPHTDYHRPSDTVDKINADGLVKSATLTRETLAYLSAERKEPLTFTAKKTAEKSAAAHQGGRKVRTGILPDFAFEGQGVKIKSVDKDSPAARAGLKAGDVIVALGKQPVANLKDYSVLLKKHQAGDVIVLQIKRNGEQKEIRVKLEER